The Mesorhizobium loti genome includes a region encoding these proteins:
- a CDS encoding GFA family protein, protein MATEGKIMTETVRTGGCQCGAVRFRIHGALGRPSICHCRMCQKQFGSFFGALVTVPRDGVEWTHEEPSYFQSSVNIDRGFCARCGTPLTYRQPGGLEIAIGAFDDRSDLAPQIQVNYAARLPWVETIFDQPVHQDPDYYNRQEAIISFQHPDHETADWPTKGLQL, encoded by the coding sequence ATGGCCACCGAAGGAAAGATCATGACCGAGACAGTACGAACCGGCGGCTGCCAGTGCGGCGCCGTGCGCTTCCGCATTCATGGAGCGCTCGGCCGTCCGTCGATCTGCCATTGCCGCATGTGCCAGAAACAGTTCGGCTCGTTCTTCGGCGCGCTGGTCACGGTGCCCAGGGATGGCGTCGAGTGGACCCATGAAGAGCCGAGCTATTTCCAGTCGTCGGTCAACATCGATCGTGGTTTCTGCGCCCGCTGCGGCACGCCGCTGACCTACCGGCAGCCCGGAGGGCTTGAGATCGCCATCGGTGCCTTCGACGACCGCTCCGATCTCGCCCCGCAGATCCAGGTCAACTACGCCGCGCGGCTGCCCTGGGTGGAGACGATCTTCGATCAACCCGTCCACCAGGATCCCGACTACTATAACAGGCAGGAAGCGATCATCTCCTTCCAGCATCCCGACCACGAAACAGCGGACTGGCCGACCAAAGGTTTGCAACTATGA
- a CDS encoding GFA family protein, which yields MSLDNRPIYTGGCQCGAVRFRVEGTLGDASICHCRMCQKAFGSFYAPLVSVRGARLDWTRGEPKYFRSSNHVDRGFCADCGTPLTFTAPDGVGLAIGAFDNPAEIVPLIQWGIEAKLPYVDTLPQLPGEDTMADMSSAPYLTDLVSYQHPDHDTEQWPPKERS from the coding sequence ATGAGCCTCGATAACCGGCCGATCTACACCGGCGGCTGCCAGTGCGGCGCGGTGCGCTTTCGTGTCGAGGGCACGCTTGGTGACGCCTCGATCTGTCATTGCCGCATGTGCCAGAAGGCGTTCGGCTCGTTCTACGCGCCGCTGGTGTCGGTGCGCGGCGCCAGGCTCGACTGGACGCGTGGCGAGCCGAAATACTTCCGCTCGTCCAACCATGTCGATCGTGGTTTTTGCGCCGATTGCGGCACGCCGCTGACCTTTACCGCGCCGGACGGCGTTGGCCTCGCCATTGGTGCGTTCGACAATCCGGCGGAGATCGTGCCGCTGATCCAGTGGGGGATCGAGGCAAAGCTGCCCTATGTCGATACGCTCCCGCAACTGCCGGGCGAGGACACGATGGCGGACATGTCGTCGGCCCCCTATCTGACCGATCTCGTCTCCTACCAGCACCCGGACCACGACACCGAACAATGGCCACCGAAGGAAAGATCATGA
- a CDS encoding VOC family protein, with amino-acid sequence MIDHLGITVADFDASKAFYDKAMAPLGAALLYMVPLEYTGGAKVGGYGRDRPVFWLSSAKDKPKDHQHVAFTARSRAEVEAFYAAALAAGGKDNGGPGLRPHYHPDYYAAFVFDPDGNNVEAVCHAPE; translated from the coding sequence ATGATCGACCATCTCGGCATCACCGTTGCCGATTTCGACGCTTCGAAGGCTTTCTACGACAAGGCGATGGCGCCGCTGGGTGCCGCGCTGCTCTACATGGTGCCGCTGGAATACACCGGCGGCGCCAAGGTCGGTGGCTATGGCCGTGACCGGCCGGTGTTCTGGCTGAGTTCGGCCAAGGACAAGCCGAAAGACCACCAGCACGTCGCCTTCACCGCGCGCAGCCGCGCCGAGGTCGAAGCCTTCTACGCCGCGGCGCTCGCCGCCGGCGGCAAGGACAATGGCGGGCCGGGCCTGCGCCCGCACTATCACCCGGACTACTACGCCGCCTTCGTCTTCGATCCCGACGGCAACAACGTCGAAGCCGTCTGCCATGCGCCGGAGTGA